TTATACTAATGGAAAAATACGAAAGTCAAATAATTTTATTATTAGAATTATTGATAAACAAAGAAACATTTTACTGGGAACTATAAAAATAAGCAATATGATTCCAATTTTTGATAAAGCTGTAATTAAATATTATGATATTCACAAGGAAACGGATGAATGCTACAAGAAATTAATTTTAAAGGAATTAAGATTTATTTATGCTAATAAAGAAAAAATTAAAAAAACAGCAATAAAATTATACAATCAAAAAATAAATAATATGTCAATGGACTATATAAAGCATACGATTGATTTTTTATTATTGGAAGAAAAGGCAAAATTGTATGAAAAATAGTAAAAAAATTTAACTGTATTTTGGGAAAATATGTTAAAATATAGAAAATTTTACAATTAAAGGAGAAGAAAAATGGATGGTGTTGGAATAAAAGTTGTCGGAATCGGTACAGTGGGAAATGAGGTCTTGAATAAGATGATGAAAAAAGAGATTGCGGAAGTTGAATTTGTGGGAATTGACACAAATCAAGGGAATTTGGATAAACTGAATGTAGGAACAAAAATATTGGTTTCTGAAGATTTAAGTGAAAAAGTGCAGAGTGCATTCAAAAGTACAGATTTAGTATTTATTTTGACAGAAATGTCGGAAAAGAAAAATAACGAGATAGCCTGCATTGTTTCAGAAGTTGTAAAAACAATGGGAATATTCACAGTAGTTGTAGTTGCTACATCAATTAATTTAAATGGAGGAACTGAAGAAATCAAGAAATTAGAAGAAGTTTCTGATACTGTTATAGTTTTGCCTCTTAAAAAATTAGTGGAAGCATATTCTAGTGCAACTTTTGATAAATTATTTGAAAAAAGAGATGAAATTTTTATAAAAAATGTAGAATTTATAACAAATCTAATAAAAAAACAAGGTATAGTGAATCTTGATTTTGATGATGTAAAAATAATGCTAGGAAATTCAGGAGAAGGCATAACAGCATTTGGTAAAGGTGAAGGGCAGGATAAGGTAAAACTTGCTACAGAACAAATAATAAACAGCCCTTTTATAAAAAATCTTCCAAAAGCGAGAAAGATACTGTTAAGCATTACAGCAGGACCAGACATTGGATTAACGGATTTACAGGAAATAACTATGATTATAAATGAAAAATTTGGAGCAGACCAGATAAATATACTATGGGGATACATTATGGATGTTGAGCTTGAAGATAAAATTGAAGTGGAAATGCTGATAACGGATTTTTATAAATAAATGTATATAAAATAATACTAAAATTGAAGTATGTAGTATATATATATTATGAAAAAAGTAAATGTCAAAAATTAGAAGTTATAGAGGTAAAAGTGTGATAAGAGAGATTAATGTACTAGATGCGAAGGATATACAAGAAATTTGTAAAGATGAGTTAGGATATAATGTTGATATTAATACTGTCAAGACGCAAATTGAAAAATTATCTATTGATTATGAACATCATATTATCGCAGTATATGAAGATAAAAAAACAAGTAAGGTTGTTGGTTTTGTTCATGCAGAGATGTATGAAAGTTTATACAGTGATATTGGATTAAATATATTAGGATTAGCAGTAAGTTCCAATTTTCAAGGCAAGGGTATAGGAAAAAAACTGATGGTTTTTGTTGAAGAGTATGCTTTAAACAATAATATTAATTTTATTAGATTAAATTCTGGTTCTCATCGTTTAGAAGCACATAAATTTTATGAAAATATTGGTTATACTTGTAATAAAATTCAAAAACGTTTTATAAAAATATTTCGATAAATAGGTGCTAATAATAAAATTTTAAAATTTCAGAGAAGTAAAAGCAGTAAGCTGATACTTCTTCTTTTTCTTTTTTGATAAAAAAATTGTGAGAATATACGTATACTAAAGTTCATTTAAATAACGAAATTATAGTAAAACTTATTTAAAATCAAACTCAAAAGCTATGACTATTTTACTCAAACCATAAATTTATATAATTTTAGCAGTTTAATTTAAAATAGGTTTGAGTATATTACAAACTTTTTTAAGAAAGGATAGAAACCTTTATTGCAAGGTAAGGATTTACGGCAATGAGCAATCCTACGAAAATAAAAAAGAAAAAATATTTATCGATCAAATATCTAAAAAATAATAAAATCAAATTGTTGAAATTTGAAAAAATAAAAGTTGAAAAAAATTAGAAAAATTTTCTTTTTTTGGAAAAAATGTGGTATAATTTGATGTATGCTCAAACCTTTTTAAAATTAAATAAACTTAGGGATTGAGTAAATTATGAATTAAAAACATTATAATTATAAATAGAATAGATAAATATATTGGAGAGAAAATTGGAAAAAAGTTTTAAAGATAATTTGCTGACTGCTGATGAAATGAGATATGAAATAGTGAGATTGCAGAAGGCTGGGAAAAAGGTAGTTTTTACTAATGGAGTTTTTGATATTTTACATGTTGGGCATTTGACTTATCTGGAGGAAGCCAGAAATTTAGGCGATATTTTGGTTGTAGGTGTAAATAGCGATGCTTCAGTTAAAGTGAACAAGGGAGATAAAAGACCTATAAATAGTGAAACAAATAGAGCTTTTGTGCTTTTGGGTACAAAGTTTGTAGACTATACAGTAATTTTTAACGAAAAAACACCAGAAAAACTGCTGGATATTTTAAAGCCAGATATTCACGTAAAAGGCGGAGATTACAAAAAAGAAGACTTGCCAGAAACAAAAGTTGTTGAAAAAAATGGCGGAGAAGTAAAGATTTTATCCTTCGTGGATAACATTTCCACAACGGAGATTATTAATAAAATTATTGAAGTTTATAAAAAATAATTTATAGATTTACTTTTCTAGTATTTTGTTAAAAATGGTTATACTATAACAAAATAACTTTTTTAGTTTTAATAAACTGACGAAGCTTTTAGTTGCTCAACTATGATTGTTTGACGACTGAAAGGAGGAGTTTCGGAGTTGAGTAAATAAAAGTCGTAGTCTAGCCATAGGTGCAGGATTTGCGGCAATGAGCAATCCTGCGAAAATAAATGAAGAAAAACTTAAAAATGATAGAAGAAATATTTGTTAATAAAATATATTTTTATTTAAAAATATAATTTAATTGAAATTTAGAAGTGAGAAAAATTATGAAAAATAAAATATTAACATTTGATAAGATAGATAAATTAGCAAAAAAATTAGCAGAAAAATTAAAAAATGGAGGCTGTCTAGGACTTATTGGAGATTTGGGAGCGGGGAAGACTACGTTTACTAAGAAGATTTGTGAATGTTACAATGTTACAGAGAATGTGAAAAGTCCGACTTTTACCTATGTTATTGAGTATAGCTCTGGAGATGTGCCTGTGTATCATTTTGATGTTTACAGGATTAATGATTCTGAGGAAATTTATGAGATTGGGTTTGAGGATTATATTGGGGAAGATGGAAGTGTTGTGATTATTGAGTGGGTGGACAAGATTTTGGATGAGATGCCTGAGGATGCGGTGTTTGTTGAGATAAATCATTATTCTGATACGGCTCGTGAAGTTTCTGTTTATACACTTAAAAATGATAAAAAAATAGATTTTGAAATAGAATAATTTAGTTTTTAATATTTGGATTTTATACTAAATTGATTACTGGATTAAGTGAAATTAGTTTTTGAGCGGAATATTAATTATTGGATTTGATTTTAAAGAAGTTTTATTGTAAAAGTGAAGAAAATTGAAAAATGGAGAAAAATATGTTGATATTTGCGATAACGACTACAACTAAGCTGGCTGGATTGTCGCTTTATGAGAAAGATAAGCTGTTAGGGGAAATACATGTGGAAATGGCAAAAACACATTCTACTACGATTTTGGAGCAGATTGACAGCCTTTTGAAATGGACAGGGAAAAAGCTGGATGAAATTGAAAATGTAATTGTTTCGATAGGACCTGGTTCATTTACGGGTGTTAGAATAGCAATTTCAGTTGTAAAGGGGCTTTTTTTTGGACGGAATGTAAATTTTTATGAAGTGAATGAACTGGATGCACTTGGATTTCAGGGGTATTATAATTTGAAAACAAGTTTGGGAAATGATGAAGATGTGAAAATATATTCGATGATTGATTCGCGAAAGGAAAAGATTTATTGTGCGGGTTATGAAACTTTAAGTGAAAATAAACTAAAATTGGTAAAAAATTATGAAGTTACAAAACTTGACAATGTAATTGATGAAATAATTGAAAATAAGGGAAATAATAAAAAAGTTTATCTAATTGGGGACGCAGTTTTTAATTATAAGGCTAAGATATTGGATAAATTGGGAAATTGTTTAAAAATATTTGAAGATAAAAATTTGACAATTAATACGATGACATTTGTGCAGATGCTTTTAGATAAAAATTTGGAAAATGCTGGTGTGGTAAGAAAGACTGATATTTTTAATCTGAAACCAGATTATCTGGAAAAATCACAGGCGGAAAGGGATAAAAAATAATGCTGAAAAATTTTTTTAAATTTGGAAAAAAGAAAAAAGATGAAGACCAGAAGGACACTTTGGAAAATCAAATAGAAAAAGAAATTGAGGAAAGCCAAAGTGAAATAGATAAAATTAAAGCTGAAACTGAAAAGGAAATAAAAGAAACAGCTGAAGAAATTTTGGGAAAAAATCGTAAAAAATCTGAAAATAAAGATAAAAATTTAAAAATAGGAAAAAGTGAAAATGAAATAGAAAAAATAGAAGAAACATCAGATGAAAAAATAAAAAGCAAACCTAAATTAAAGCCTTTAAAAGATAGGCTGGCAACTCCAAAAAAAGGATTTTTTGGAAAATTGAAGGAAATGCTTCTGGGTAAAGCTATAGATGATGATTTGTACGAAGAATTGGAAGAATTGCTTATTCAGTCAGATATTGGGATGAATATGACAATGCAGCTTGTGGAGGAGCTGGAAAAATCAGTTTCACGAAAAAAACTGAAAACGTCGGAGCAAATTTACGATGAATTAAAGGAATTGCTTAAAGCAAAACTTATTTACAATGATGAAAGCAGCACAAAATTAAAATTGCAGGATGGAAAGCTTAATATTCTTTTGGTTGTGGGAGTAAATGGTGTTGGAAAGACTACTTCTATTGGTAAAATTGCCAAAAAATTGAAGGATAGCGGGAAAAAGGTTATTATTGGGGCTGGAGATACGTTTAGAGCTGCTGCGATTGAGCAAGTTGAGGAATGGGGAAAACGGACTGGAGTGGAAGTTGTAAAGCAGGCACATGGGAGCGATCCTGCCGCTGTAATTTTTGATACAGTAAAAACTGCAAAAAATCGTGGATTTGATGTGGCAATACTGGATACGGCTGGAAGACTTCATAATAAACGTGATTTGATGAAGGAGCTTGAAAAAATAAATAAAATTATACGTGAACAGTCTGGAGAAACGGATTTTGAAACTTTACTTGTAATTGACAGCACAACTGGGCAGAATGGATTGGAACAGGCTAGAATATTTAATGAAATTGTAGATTTGACAGGAATTATTTTGACAAAATTTGACGGGACGGCAAAAGGAGGGATTATTTTCCCGATTACAGAAGAGCTGAAAAAACCGATTAAATTTATAGGTGTCGGAGAAGGAATCGAGGATTTGCGGGAATTTGATACAAAGGAATTTGTTGAAGCTATGTTTGATTAATAAAAAAAGAAAATTGAAAAGGAGAGGAAATTATGAACACATTAGCAAATGAATTAAAAGAAAAAGCAAAAAAACTGAACAAGACAATCATTTTACCTGAAACAGAAGATGAAAGAGTTTTGCGGGCAACAGAAAAAATCATTAATGAAGGAATCGCAAAAATAGCGCTGGTCGGAGATGAGAAAAAGTTAAAGGAAAAAGCGGCTGAACTGGGGGTTTCGTTGGAAGGAGCGATTTTCTATAATCCTGATTCGTGTGCAACAATTGACGCTATGTCGGAACTTTTGAGAAAAAGAAGAGAGAAAAAAGGTATGACATTAGAAACTGCAAAAGCAACACTTATGTCAGATCCAAGATATTTTGCGGCAATGCTTGTACATCAAGGAAGAGTTGACGGAATGGTAGCAGGTTCGGCTTCACCAACAGCCCATGTTTTAAGAGCGGCAATTCACATAATTGGACCAAAGGAAGGACTGAAGACAGTATCGAGTTCTTTTATTATGATAACAAATACGCCTGAATTTGGAGATAACGGAACTCTTGTGTATTCTGATGGTGGGGTAATACCTAGTCCTACTGCTATGCAGCTTGCTGATATTGCTATTTCTGCAGCAGAAAAAGCTAGATTTACTGCTGGAATAAAAGAGCCTAAAGTGGCATTTCTATCATTTTCTACAAAGGGAAGTGCAGATGGAGTGTCTGTAAGCAAAGTTAGAGAAGCTATCGAAATTTTAAAAGTTAGAAATGTTGATTTTGAATTTGATGGGGAATTACAGCTGGATGCCGCGATTATTCCTGAAGTAGCTGCTGCAAAAGCGCCTGGCTCAAAAGTGGCAGGACAGGCAAATGTATTGATTTTCCCTGACTTAGATTCAGGAAATATCGGTTATAAATTAACACAGAGATTGGCTAAGGCAAAAGCATTAGGGCCTTTAATTCAAGGATTGGCACGTCCAGTTCACGATCTTTCAAGAGGATGCAGCGTGGAAGATATTGTGGAAGTCGTGGCAATTACTGCCGTTGAATCAGAAATGTAAAACATAAATAAAAATACAAATAAAAAATTTGGAGGGAAATTTATGAAAATTTTGGTAATAAATTGTGGAAGTTCATCAGCAAAATTTGAACTTATTGACATGACAAATGAGCAATCACTAGCTAAAGGAAACTGTGAAAGAATAGGAATTGCCAATCCTATTTTCAGTTATAAAAATCTGCTTACTGGCGAAAAAATTGATAAAATGGAAGTTCCGATGGAAAACCATACAGTTGCGGTAGAATTGATTCTAAAAACGCTTCAAGATGAGAAAATAGGGGTAATTTCAAGCGTGGATGAAATAGATTCAATAGGACATAGAATTGTCCACGGTGGAGAATATTATGAAAAATCTGTAATTGTAGATGACGAAGTTATGAAAAATCTTGAAGAGATAGCGCCACTTGCACCTTTACATAACCCAGCGCATATAATGGGAATAAAAGTTGTCCAAAAATTGCTTCCGGGTAAAAAGAATGTAGTTGTATTTGACACGGCTTTCCATCAAACAATGCCAGGAAAAGCATATATGTATCCATATCCTTATGAAGACTATACTGATTTGAAAGTTAGAAAATATGGATTTCATGGGACTTCTCACAGATATGTAAGTGAAGTGGCAAGAGAAATGTTAGGAAAAGAGGATTCTAAAATTATAGTTTGCCACCTTGGAAATGGAGCGAGCATTTCAGCAGTTCAGAATGGTAAAGTTGTAGATACATCAATGGGAATGACACCGCTTGCAGGAATTATGATGGGAACAAGAACTGGAGATGCAGATCCTGCCTCTGTTATTTATATAATGAGAAAAAGAGGTCTTTCTTTGGATGAAATGAATACGAG
This is a stretch of genomic DNA from Leptotrichia hofstadii. It encodes these proteins:
- the tsaB gene encoding tRNA (adenosine(37)-N6)-threonylcarbamoyltransferase complex dimerization subunit type 1 TsaB; translated protein: MEKNMLIFAITTTTKLAGLSLYEKDKLLGEIHVEMAKTHSTTILEQIDSLLKWTGKKLDEIENVIVSIGPGSFTGVRIAISVVKGLFFGRNVNFYEVNELDALGFQGYYNLKTSLGNDEDVKIYSMIDSRKEKIYCAGYETLSENKLKLVKNYEVTKLDNVIDEIIENKGNNKKVYLIGDAVFNYKAKILDKLGNCLKIFEDKNLTINTMTFVQMLLDKNLENAGVVRKTDIFNLKPDYLEKSQAERDKK
- a CDS encoding GNAT family N-acetyltransferase; translated protein: MSKIRSYRGKSVIREINVLDAKDIQEICKDELGYNVDINTVKTQIEKLSIDYEHHIIAVYEDKKTSKVVGFVHAEMYESLYSDIGLNILGLAVSSNFQGKGIGKKLMVFVEEYALNNNINFIRLNSGSHRLEAHKFYENIGYTCNKIQKRFIKIFR
- the tsaE gene encoding tRNA (adenosine(37)-N6)-threonylcarbamoyltransferase complex ATPase subunit type 1 TsaE is translated as MKNKILTFDKIDKLAKKLAEKLKNGGCLGLIGDLGAGKTTFTKKICECYNVTENVKSPTFTYVIEYSSGDVPVYHFDVYRINDSEEIYEIGFEDYIGEDGSVVIIEWVDKILDEMPEDAVFVEINHYSDTAREVSVYTLKNDKKIDFEIE
- the ftsY gene encoding signal recognition particle-docking protein FtsY, which encodes MLKNFFKFGKKKKDEDQKDTLENQIEKEIEESQSEIDKIKAETEKEIKETAEEILGKNRKKSENKDKNLKIGKSENEIEKIEETSDEKIKSKPKLKPLKDRLATPKKGFFGKLKEMLLGKAIDDDLYEELEELLIQSDIGMNMTMQLVEELEKSVSRKKLKTSEQIYDELKELLKAKLIYNDESSTKLKLQDGKLNILLVVGVNGVGKTTSIGKIAKKLKDSGKKVIIGAGDTFRAAAIEQVEEWGKRTGVEVVKQAHGSDPAAVIFDTVKTAKNRGFDVAILDTAGRLHNKRDLMKELEKINKIIREQSGETDFETLLVIDSTTGQNGLEQARIFNEIVDLTGIILTKFDGTAKGGIIFPITEELKKPIKFIGVGEGIEDLREFDTKEFVEAMFD
- a CDS encoding type III toxin-antitoxin system ToxN/AbiQ family toxin, whose amino-acid sequence is MKLYEVDESYINYLKLFDNRVLNYSGENYTKTRKYIGVLLKVNNCDYLAPLSSPNKKSDYTNGKIRKSNNFIIRIIDKQRNILLGTIKISNMIPIFDKAVIKYYDIHKETDECYKKLILKELRFIYANKEKIKKTAIKLYNQKINNMSMDYIKHTIDFLLLEEKAKLYEK
- a CDS encoding FtsZ/tubulin family protein; the encoded protein is MDGVGIKVVGIGTVGNEVLNKMMKKEIAEVEFVGIDTNQGNLDKLNVGTKILVSEDLSEKVQSAFKSTDLVFILTEMSEKKNNEIACIVSEVVKTMGIFTVVVVATSINLNGGTEEIKKLEEVSDTVIVLPLKKLVEAYSSATFDKLFEKRDEIFIKNVEFITNLIKKQGIVNLDFDDVKIMLGNSGEGITAFGKGEGQDKVKLATEQIINSPFIKNLPKARKILLSITAGPDIGLTDLQEITMIINEKFGADQINILWGYIMDVELEDKIEVEMLITDFYK
- the rfaE2 gene encoding D-glycero-beta-D-manno-heptose 1-phosphate adenylyltransferase — protein: MRYEIVRLQKAGKKVVFTNGVFDILHVGHLTYLEEARNLGDILVVGVNSDASVKVNKGDKRPINSETNRAFVLLGTKFVDYTVIFNEKTPEKLLDILKPDIHVKGGDYKKEDLPETKVVEKNGGEVKILSFVDNISTTEIINKIIEVYKK
- a CDS encoding acetate/propionate family kinase → MKILVINCGSSSAKFELIDMTNEQSLAKGNCERIGIANPIFSYKNLLTGEKIDKMEVPMENHTVAVELILKTLQDEKIGVISSVDEIDSIGHRIVHGGEYYEKSVIVDDEVMKNLEEIAPLAPLHNPAHIMGIKVVQKLLPGKKNVVVFDTAFHQTMPGKAYMYPYPYEDYTDLKVRKYGFHGTSHRYVSEVAREMLGKEDSKIIVCHLGNGASISAVQNGKVVDTSMGMTPLAGIMMGTRTGDADPASVIYIMRKRGLSLDEMNTRMNKQSGILGIFGESSDFRDLDTARRGGNERAILAYEMFCYRVQLYIGAYVAAMNGIDAIAFTGGIGENSVGVKQDICESLSYFGIELDEEKNAQRLPGNVELSTKDSKVKIYKIETAEELVIARDTYRLTK
- the pta gene encoding phosphate acetyltransferase, with the translated sequence MNTLANELKEKAKKLNKTIILPETEDERVLRATEKIINEGIAKIALVGDEKKLKEKAAELGVSLEGAIFYNPDSCATIDAMSELLRKRREKKGMTLETAKATLMSDPRYFAAMLVHQGRVDGMVAGSASPTAHVLRAAIHIIGPKEGLKTVSSSFIMITNTPEFGDNGTLVYSDGGVIPSPTAMQLADIAISAAEKARFTAGIKEPKVAFLSFSTKGSADGVSVSKVREAIEILKVRNVDFEFDGELQLDAAIIPEVAAAKAPGSKVAGQANVLIFPDLDSGNIGYKLTQRLAKAKALGPLIQGLARPVHDLSRGCSVEDIVEVVAITAVESEM